In the genome of Terribacillus sp. FSL K6-0262, one region contains:
- a CDS encoding NADPH-dependent oxidoreductase translates to MNDFINQLHNHRSVRTFTDKKLTQEQLDAIMVAANQAPNWINGQQVSVIVVTDEERKRQLAELSGNQKHVDDAAAFLVFCMDYSRAKYVTDLHDKTLEVMNDIEAVLVGSTDVGIALGTAVAAAESMGLGTVPIGGVRRSPAEISKLLGLPELAFPISGLAIGYPADPLPPQSPRIPLEAFYHKETYVQNQEEAVKEMDRKQQEAIKSRTGEAKAHPWSERIAAFYSERYKEYGKVTDVLKQSGYDYK, encoded by the coding sequence ATGAACGATTTCATCAATCAATTACACAATCACCGTTCTGTCCGGACATTCACCGATAAAAAACTGACTCAGGAGCAGCTGGATGCCATCATGGTCGCAGCCAACCAAGCTCCGAACTGGATCAACGGGCAGCAAGTATCTGTCATCGTCGTCACGGATGAGGAAAGGAAGCGCCAGTTAGCAGAGCTGTCCGGTAATCAGAAACATGTCGATGACGCTGCTGCTTTTCTCGTTTTCTGCATGGATTACAGCCGCGCCAAATACGTAACAGATCTGCACGATAAGACACTTGAGGTCATGAATGACATCGAGGCTGTACTAGTCGGCTCCACCGATGTCGGCATCGCTCTCGGAACTGCTGTTGCAGCTGCGGAATCCATGGGCCTGGGCACCGTACCAATCGGCGGTGTCCGCAGAAGTCCGGCAGAAATCTCAAAGCTGCTCGGACTGCCGGAGCTTGCTTTCCCGATTTCCGGCCTCGCCATCGGCTATCCGGCCGACCCGCTGCCGCCGCAAAGTCCGCGGATTCCATTGGAAGCTTTCTATCATAAGGAAACTTATGTTCAAAACCAGGAAGAAGCTGTCAAAGAAATGGATAGAAAACAGCAGGAGGCAATCAAATCCCGCACCGGCGAAGCAAAAGCACATCCTTGGTCGGAACGGATTGCAGCCTTTTACTCAGAGCGGTATAAAGAATATGGAAAAGTGACAGATGTTCTGAAACAGAGCGGTTACGATTATAAATAA
- a CDS encoding LLM class flavin-dependent oxidoreductase: protein MTRTPLSVLDLSPVPDNQTPKEAFENSKQLIQHTEKLGYKRYWVAEHHNMPSIASSATSVLIGYLAGHSSTIRVGSGGVMLPNHSPLVIAEQFGTLATMYPDRIDLGLGRAPGTDYMTSRALRRDAHSSAENFPEDVQELLQYLGDANTPIKAYPGHGTNVPVYLLGSSTFSAQLAAMLGLPFAFASHFAPGELHNALRLYRERFQPSAYLDKPYAMVTVNGIVADTNEEAEFLSTTLKLKFLSIIRGRSGASTAPVESMDHIWNEHEKLHVTNTLTYSFVGDKAKVASELEAFHAKTQFDELIVTADIYDQEKRRNSYTLLSELWK, encoded by the coding sequence ATGACCAGAACACCTTTATCGGTTTTGGACCTATCTCCTGTACCAGATAATCAAACACCAAAAGAAGCTTTCGAGAACAGCAAACAGCTGATCCAGCATACAGAAAAACTGGGTTATAAACGCTATTGGGTCGCCGAGCATCACAATATGCCAAGCATTGCCAGCTCCGCCACCTCCGTATTGATCGGCTACCTTGCAGGGCATAGCTCGACCATCCGTGTCGGCTCCGGCGGTGTCATGCTGCCGAACCATTCTCCGCTAGTCATAGCCGAGCAGTTCGGAACACTGGCAACGATGTACCCTGACCGAATCGACCTTGGACTCGGACGTGCCCCCGGTACGGATTACATGACAAGCCGCGCATTGCGCCGGGACGCGCATTCAAGCGCTGAGAACTTCCCGGAAGACGTCCAGGAGCTGCTGCAATATTTGGGTGATGCCAATACGCCAATCAAGGCATATCCCGGACATGGAACGAATGTGCCGGTCTACTTGCTAGGTTCCAGCACCTTCAGCGCCCAGCTCGCTGCCATGCTCGGCTTGCCATTTGCTTTTGCCAGCCACTTCGCACCAGGAGAGCTCCATAATGCTTTGCGGTTATACCGCGAAAGATTCCAGCCATCTGCTTATCTGGACAAACCATATGCGATGGTGACTGTAAACGGAATCGTCGCCGATACGAATGAGGAAGCAGAATTCCTATCCACGACATTGAAGCTGAAATTCCTCAGCATCATCCGCGGCCGCTCCGGCGCATCCACTGCACCGGTCGAGAGCATGGATCATATCTGGAATGAGCACGAAAAGCTGCATGTCACCAACACACTGACTTACTCCTTCGTAGGAGACAAAGCCAAGGTAGCCAGTGAACTGGAAGCCTTCCATGCCAAGACGCAGTTTGATGAACTCATCGTCACTGCCGATATTTATGACCAGGAAAAACGCCGAAATAGCTATACGCTGCTTTCCGAGCTTTGGAAGTAA
- a CDS encoding SDR family oxidoreductase, with product MSKIFIIGANGKVGKNLVNVLNEKKEHEVSVGLRKEEQFGYFEEKGVNPVFLNLEDDVDAITDAISGSDVVVFTAGSGGSTGADKTLAIDLDGAAKSVEAAERIGAKQYIMVSAIHADSPDEWSESMKPYYIAKHYADKIVRGSKLNYTILRPGGLSDEAGTGKVTTDPSGFKTTQIPREDVARAIVAAIGNEKAEGKIVSLLAGDTPVEDIYN from the coding sequence ATGAGTAAAATCTTCATTATCGGAGCAAACGGTAAAGTAGGGAAAAACCTGGTCAATGTATTGAATGAGAAGAAAGAGCATGAAGTATCCGTCGGACTGCGCAAGGAAGAACAATTCGGATATTTTGAAGAGAAAGGCGTAAATCCTGTCTTCTTGAACTTGGAAGATGATGTAGACGCGATTACAGACGCTATAAGCGGATCGGATGTCGTGGTATTCACCGCAGGATCCGGCGGCAGCACTGGAGCAGATAAGACACTTGCGATCGACTTGGATGGAGCGGCCAAATCCGTGGAAGCAGCTGAGAGAATCGGAGCCAAACAGTACATCATGGTCAGTGCCATCCATGCAGACTCTCCCGACGAATGGAGCGAGAGCATGAAGCCTTATTATATCGCCAAGCACTATGCTGACAAGATAGTCCGAGGCAGCAAGCTGAACTACACCATCCTGCGTCCGGGCGGATTATCGGATGAAGCAGGAACTGGTAAAGTCACAACGGATCCATCGGGATTCAAGACGACTCAGATTCCGCGTGAAGATGTTGCACGTGCCATCGTTGCTGCGATCGGGAATGAAAAAGCAGAAGGCAAAATCGTTTCTTTGCTGGCGGGAGATACCCCGGTTGAGGATATTTATAACTAA
- a CDS encoding aldehyde dehydrogenase family protein, with protein MQKQFELLFIDGEWRRGNSEETFENIDPYTGETLLTIQGANEADVDEAYKAAARAQKEWAKQPPQVKRELIEKAIQIMAREEELFIEWLIKEAGSTYRKAVGEITTAVNFMKEAASYPNRMKGEVFLSHVPGKVNKVYQEPLGVVGVISPWNFPLHLTMRSVAAALATGNGVVIKPSKDTTVTAGSLVAALFEEAGAPKGLINLVSGKSSEIGDAFVKHPIPRLISFTGSTGVGKHIASLAAGELKSTALELGGNNVLIVMEDANIDAAVESAVYGKFYHQGQVCIALNRILVQGSVAEEFTSKFVAKVKELRYGDPADENTQVGPIINEQQVESIKEQLQRAIDAGANVLTGGNWSGNVLEPTVVNQVDNQSPLAAEEIFGPIAPIITFETEEEAVEMANEHPYGLSGAVHSTVGHGESIAGRIETGMIHVNDQSINDEPQAPFGGVKQSGLGRFNGKWALEEFTETKWIGVQNECTDYDSFLK; from the coding sequence ATGCAAAAGCAATTCGAGTTACTTTTTATAGATGGTGAATGGCGTAGAGGGAACAGTGAAGAGACGTTTGAAAATATCGATCCATATACAGGTGAAACTTTGCTTACGATCCAAGGAGCCAATGAAGCTGACGTGGATGAGGCTTATAAAGCAGCGGCAAGGGCACAGAAAGAATGGGCAAAGCAGCCGCCGCAGGTGAAGCGGGAGCTGATCGAGAAGGCAATCCAGATCATGGCTCGGGAAGAAGAACTGTTTATCGAGTGGCTGATCAAGGAGGCGGGCAGCACGTATCGAAAGGCAGTCGGCGAAATCACGACTGCGGTCAATTTCATGAAGGAAGCGGCTTCTTATCCGAATCGGATGAAAGGGGAAGTATTCCTTTCCCATGTTCCCGGCAAGGTGAATAAAGTTTATCAGGAACCGCTGGGGGTAGTCGGTGTCATCAGTCCGTGGAACTTCCCGCTTCATTTGACGATGCGTTCTGTTGCGGCAGCCCTGGCTACAGGTAACGGAGTCGTCATCAAGCCTTCCAAGGATACAACCGTGACAGCAGGTTCGCTTGTAGCGGCCTTGTTCGAGGAAGCCGGTGCGCCAAAAGGTCTGATCAACCTTGTCAGCGGTAAGAGCTCCGAAATCGGGGATGCCTTTGTGAAGCATCCGATTCCTCGGCTGATCTCATTTACAGGATCCACGGGGGTCGGTAAGCATATCGCATCCCTTGCTGCTGGCGAGCTGAAAAGCACCGCATTGGAACTTGGCGGGAATAATGTCCTCATCGTGATGGAAGATGCCAACATCGATGCGGCAGTGGAATCTGCTGTTTATGGTAAATTTTATCACCAGGGACAGGTTTGTATCGCACTGAATCGCATTCTCGTTCAGGGCTCCGTTGCAGAGGAGTTCACGAGCAAGTTTGTTGCAAAAGTCAAGGAACTGCGATACGGTGACCCTGCAGATGAAAATACACAAGTAGGTCCGATCATAAATGAGCAGCAAGTGGAAAGCATAAAGGAGCAGCTGCAGCGTGCGATTGATGCTGGAGCAAACGTTTTGACCGGCGGCAATTGGAGCGGCAATGTGCTGGAGCCTACTGTCGTCAACCAAGTGGACAACCAGTCTCCGCTTGCGGCAGAAGAGATTTTCGGACCGATTGCACCGATCATTACATTTGAAACAGAAGAGGAAGCGGTCGAGATGGCCAATGAGCATCCATACGGTCTTTCCGGTGCTGTGCATTCTACCGTGGGGCATGGTGAATCGATTGCCGGACGGATCGAAACGGGAATGATTCATGTCAACGACCAGAGCATCAATGATGAACCGCAAGCGCCATTTGGCGGGGTGAAGCAATCCGGCCTTGGCCGTTTCAATGGCAAATGGGCATTGGAGGAATTCACCGAAACGAAATGGATCGGTGTCCAAAACGAGTGCACGGATTATGACAGCTTTTTGAAATAA